A region of the Pseudomonadota bacterium genome:
TCGTAGCGCAGCACCGGCCGGTGCGCGAAATCGGTCATGGCGCAACCCTCCTTCGATCATCGACGACCCTCTACATGCCCTGCCCATACCCATCTGCGGCCCCGTCAACCCTCTGGAGACCTCGGCGGAAGCCACGGCAGGAACGACATGCGGGCGAACGAAGTCTGGCCCACCCGTCTCGAAGTCAGGAGAAAGCCATGTCTGCACGCATCCGCATCGGCGTCATCTTCGGCGGCCGCTCCGGCGAGCACGAGGTCTCGCTGCGCTCCGCCCGCTCCATCATCGACGCCCTCGACCCCGCAAAGTACGACGTGGTGCCCATCGGCATCACCCACGACGGCCGCTGGGTGGCTGTCGACGACGTGAACCTCGCCCTGTCGCAGGGGGTGGAGCAGGCCGCGGGCACCCGCGTGGCCCTGGTGGCCGAGCCCGGACACAACGGCTTCGTCGCTGTGAGCGATGGCGCCAACACGCTCGACACGGGCAAGCGCCTCGACGTCGACGTGGTCTTCCCCGTGCTGCACGGCACCTTCGGAGAAGACGGCACCCTGCAGGGCCTCCTCGAGATGGCGGGCATCGCGTATGTGGGCTCGGGGGTGACGGGCTCGTCAGCGGGTATGGACAAGATCGTCATGAAAGACGTGTTCAAGGCCAACGGCCTGCCTCTCATACCAGACGACTGGTTCTTGCGCACCGAGTGGGAGCGCAACCCCGAGGCGATTGAGCAGCGCCTCGAGCAGCGTCTCGGCTATCCGCAGTTCGTGAAGCCCGCCAACCTCGGCTCGAGCGTGGGCATCTCGAAGGCGCGCAACCGCGCCGAGCTGTCGGCCGCCATCGCCGAGGCCGCCCAGTACGACCGCCGCATCGTCTGCGAGAGCGGCGTGCCGAGCACCCGCGAGCTCGAGTGCGCGGTGCTGGGCAACGACGATCCGAAGGCGTCGGTGGTGGGCGAGATCGTGCCGGGTGCCGAGTTCTACGACTACGCCACCAAGTATCTCACCAACACCTCGTCGCTGCACATCCCCGCCCCCATCGACGAAGGGCTGTCGAACCGCATCCGCGAGATGGCCGTGAA
Encoded here:
- a CDS encoding D-alanine--D-alanine ligase, producing MSARIRIGVIFGGRSGEHEVSLRSARSIIDALDPAKYDVVPIGITHDGRWVAVDDVNLALSQGVEQAAGTRVALVAEPGHNGFVAVSDGANTLDTGKRLDVDVVFPVLHGTFGEDGTLQGLLEMAGIAYVGSGVTGSSAGMDKIVMKDVFKANGLPLIPDDWFLRTEWERNPEAIEQRLEQRLGYPQFVKPANLGSSVGISKARNRAELSAAIAEAAQYDRRIVCESGVPSTRELECAVLGNDDPKASVVGEIVPGAEFYDYATKYLTNTSSLHIPAPIDEGLSNRIREMAVKAFRALDLAGLSRVDFFLDGESGALYLNEVNTLPGFTSISMYPKLWEATGVGYASLVDQLVTLALERHSEKRRSRFTFGAAAPSAT